The genomic segment AATGTCGGCCATGAAGCTGGTTGCTCCGCCTATTTCAATATCATCCCTGAGGTCTTCAGCGGTTACATCATGGGCTTCCAGGCCCAGTTCACAAAGTACCATGCGACCACCGAGAGCCACTACTCCCTCAAGCAGTTCCTTCATTGGAGGCATGCCTTTTGCTGTGATGCTTTCGAGGTAGCCCGGTTTTAGAGCTGGAACCGCACCGGGTGTGAAGAAAATAACTACTTCATCGCCGGATGCAACGGATGCAGAACCCATTATGAATGCAGGATATAGATTGCAGTTCTCACTCCCGTTGCAGATGAACGCTACTTTACCCATCAAACTCTCCATTCCGGGGATATACCCCCTGTTTGTTCAGTCGATTATTCTGTGCCTTTTTGAATTTTTTTCTAACTTCTTCGATATCCGTTTCAGGCCAATCTTTTTTCAACGCATCTGTCACTGCTCTTACAAAACCGGGTCTGCGAAGGTAGTAACATCTATAGGAACCGTCGCTGTCGGAAGAAACTATTCCGGAATTTCGCAGTATGGTAAGATGTTGTGAAATGTTGGACTGTCTTACATCCAGTATTTCGTGAATAGCCATTACACACTTTGGATTCAATAGAAGCTGCTCAATTATCATGAGTCTGACAGGATGCGCTATGGCTTTGAGTGTATCAGCATGAATATCAAAACCGGTTTGGTCAGGCTTGTTCTCAGATGTCATTCCACTGTTTCCAAAGTTGTGTATTCAAATATTCGAATATGGAATCGTATTCCAATTACATGCTGCTGTCAAGTTCTGCCGGAAAAGTTGCTTCTATCCCTAATTGTGCAGGATGTCTTCCTCGCTGATGCGGCTTCTTCTGCTTTTTTTATCTTCGTACATAAGCGAATCCGCATAGCTGAGGAGTCGTCCTATCTGAGTCTGATAACACAGCACGGTAGTATGGTATCCGATGCTTAGGGAAAGCATGAATGGAAGGAATCTGATTTCTTGAGATTCTTTTAACTTGCTGTCTATCCTTTCCCTGATCGATTTTACGGTGAACTCCGTTGTATCAAGGAAGAGCACTACGAACTCATCACCGCCCAATCTGGCTATGATGTCCGAATCTCTGAAGCTGTTCCTGAGTATTTCAGCTGTGATTTCAATCGCTTTGTCACCTGACGCATGGCCCAGTTTATCGTTTATGAGCTTGAGGTAGTCGATATCAACGTATAGAAGCCCTATCTCCGGCTGCTTCCGCCGTGACGAATCCAGCAGCTGCCTGCCAAGAGTCATGAAACCGCGCCTGTT from the Candidatus Aegiribacteria sp. genome contains:
- a CDS encoding DsrE/DsrF/DrsH-like family protein, producing MMGKVAFICNGSENCNLYPAFIMGSASVASGDEVVIFFTPGAVPALKPGYLESITAKGMPPMKELLEGVVALGGRMVLCELGLEAHDVTAEDLRDDIEIGGATSFMADIKDAKTTFSF
- a CDS encoding metalloregulator ArsR/SmtB family transcription factor — encoded protein: MTSENKPDQTGFDIHADTLKAIAHPVRLMIIEQLLLNPKCVMAIHEILDVRQSNISQHLTILRNSGIVSSDSDGSYRCYYLRRPGFVRAVTDALKKDWPETDIEEVRKKFKKAQNNRLNKQGVYPRNGEFDG